A window of Verrucomicrobiia bacterium contains these coding sequences:
- the hflX gene encoding GTPase HflX has translation MKALIETRNRRTERVFLVGVELKSRNGWDTHDSLEELSELATTAGGEVIGDGLQKMAAPCAATFIGKGKADEFAKECRRADVDTVIFDDELSPAQSRNLEAVFHCKVLDRTSLILDIFAQRAHTREGKLQIELAQLQHLLPRLTRFWGHLSRQKGGIGMRGGEGETQLETDRRRVQDRIARITRDLEVVRRQRSTQRQARQRNHWALASIVGYTNAGKSTLLNHLTGAGVLAEDKLFATLDPTTRRLRLPTNQNVLLTDTVGFIRKLPHGLVEAFKATLEEVVQADLLVHVVDVSHPQAREQIQSVDAVLNEIGAEGKPTLMVFNKIDQLNGDRGVLSGLLEGHPGAVAISAVTGEGISELLAQLGSQLRPLREFIELSVPHGQAGVIARLHEVAQVVERHYDGDYARFKARIPPHARDEFAPFVVRELQTA, from the coding sequence TTGAAAGCACTGATCGAGACAAGGAACCGCAGAACGGAACGAGTTTTTCTCGTTGGAGTCGAACTAAAGTCCAGGAACGGATGGGACACACACGATTCTCTGGAGGAGCTTTCCGAGTTGGCCACAACTGCCGGGGGTGAAGTCATCGGCGATGGCCTGCAGAAGATGGCCGCCCCGTGCGCCGCCACGTTTATCGGCAAGGGCAAAGCCGATGAATTTGCCAAAGAGTGCCGCCGGGCCGATGTGGATACCGTTATTTTCGATGACGAATTGTCCCCCGCCCAAAGCCGGAATCTGGAAGCGGTTTTCCATTGCAAAGTGCTGGATCGCACGTCGCTGATTTTGGATATCTTCGCGCAGCGCGCCCACACACGGGAAGGCAAATTGCAGATTGAACTGGCCCAACTGCAGCATCTGCTGCCGCGCCTGACGCGTTTTTGGGGCCACTTGTCCAGGCAAAAAGGCGGCATCGGGATGCGCGGCGGCGAGGGTGAAACGCAATTGGAAACCGACCGGCGCCGCGTGCAGGACCGGATAGCGCGCATCACGCGCGACCTTGAGGTGGTCCGCCGGCAACGTTCGACCCAGCGCCAGGCGCGCCAGCGCAATCATTGGGCATTGGCCTCGATTGTTGGCTACACCAACGCCGGCAAATCAACGTTGCTCAATCATTTGACCGGGGCGGGTGTGCTCGCCGAAGACAAACTGTTTGCAACGCTCGATCCGACCACGCGCCGGCTGCGTCTGCCTACAAACCAAAACGTGCTTTTAACCGATACGGTGGGGTTTATCCGCAAACTGCCGCACGGCCTGGTCGAGGCCTTCAAGGCAACACTGGAAGAGGTGGTCCAGGCGGACCTGCTGGTGCATGTGGTCGATGTGAGCCATCCACAGGCGCGTGAACAAATTCAGTCGGTCGATGCAGTCCTTAACGAGATTGGCGCCGAAGGCAAACCGACGCTGATGGTATTTAACAAGATCGACCAACTCAACGGGGACCGCGGTGTTCTGAGCGGGTTGCTCGAAGGGCATCCCGGCGCCGTTGCTATCTCGGCGGTCACCGGCGAGGGCATTTCTGAGTTGCTGGCCCAGTTGGGCAGCCAATTGAGGCCTCTGCGCGAATTCATCGAATTATCAGTGCCCCACGGGCAGGCGGGTGTGATAGCCCGGCTGCACGAGGTAGCTCAAGTGGTCGAACGTCATTACGATGGAGATTACGCCCGTTTCAAGGCGCGCATCCCCCCTCACGCGCGGGATGAGTTTGCGCCTTTTGTGGTGCGGGAATTGCAGACGGCCTAG
- the radC gene encoding DNA repair protein RadC — MSRGLLMKELPENERPRERLAAEGPDALKSSDLLAILLRTGTAGSSALRIAQELMSKYQTLDNLSRVGLPDLCQVKGIGRDKAVTLVAAFSLARRMAKEMRHESPTLDSPDKIAELLREDNRPYEVENFQVLLLNTRRRLIRVENITQGTLDTILVHPREVFKAAIAANAAAVVLAHNHPSGDPTPSEADIKVTRDLIRAGQLLKIEVLDHVILGRASAERPRDYVSLRELGYFYS, encoded by the coding sequence ATGAGCCGAGGGTTGCTGATGAAGGAACTGCCCGAAAACGAACGGCCACGCGAACGGCTGGCAGCCGAGGGTCCTGATGCTCTGAAATCTTCCGACCTGCTGGCCATCCTTTTGCGGACCGGGACCGCTGGCAGCTCGGCCCTGCGGATCGCCCAGGAACTTATGTCGAAGTACCAGACGCTGGATAATCTCTCGCGTGTCGGGCTCCCGGACCTTTGCCAGGTCAAGGGGATTGGGCGGGACAAAGCGGTGACGCTCGTTGCGGCTTTTAGCCTGGCGCGGCGGATGGCCAAAGAGATGCGCCACGAGTCGCCCACGCTGGACAGCCCGGACAAAATAGCCGAACTGCTTCGGGAGGACAATCGGCCATACGAGGTGGAGAATTTTCAGGTCTTGCTCTTGAATACGCGGCGCAGGCTCATCCGGGTCGAGAACATTACACAAGGGACCCTGGATACGATTCTGGTGCATCCGCGCGAGGTATTCAAAGCGGCCATCGCCGCCAACGCCGCGGCGGTCGTGCTGGCGCACAATCATCCCAGCGGCGATCCAACACCCTCGGAAGCCGACATCAAAGTGACGCGCGACCTGATCCGCGCCGGGCAATTATTGAAGATCGAAGTGCTGGACCACGTCATTCTCGGTCGCGCCTCAGCGGAGCGGCCCAGGGATTACGTTTCGCTTCGAGAGTTGGGTTATTTTTATTCGTAA
- a CDS encoding peptide-methionine (R)-S-oxide reductase produces MRQIYILRLAGVLLALFALTSHSRAGSQPTNAPPGFFVNTNFQKPSQAELQKELTPMQYAVTQLSSTEPAFGNEYWNNRKPGIYADVRHYESA; encoded by the coding sequence ATGCGCCAGATATACATTCTGCGATTGGCAGGGGTGCTGCTCGCGCTCTTCGCGCTGACCAGTCACTCGCGCGCCGGTTCTCAGCCGACCAACGCGCCCCCCGGCTTTTTCGTTAATACAAATTTCCAGAAACCTTCTCAGGCTGAGTTGCAAAAAGAGCTCACCCCGATGCAATACGCAGTGACTCAACTGTCCTCCACCGAGCCCGCTTTCGGAAATGAGTATTGGAACAATAGAAAACCTGGAATTTACGCGGATGTAAGGCATTATGAGAGCGCCTGA
- the pilM gene encoding type IV pilus assembly protein PilM — MLNTKSFLAIDFGAGSLKLAEFEINEAGGLRLKQYGLKSLGAEGAQETAREAVVLKALQEMLAERSIKAKIVNVCAPGFHVFSKFVKLPPVDAGKVTQIIQYEAQQNVPFPLEEVVWDYQILGSTPGGELEVLLVAIKADIVEGLFRVSEAAGLRLQLCDVSPAALCNAFRYNYGELEDCTVLLDIGAKTSNLLFFEKGKVFSRSINLGANSITQDFANESKKKFDVAEKIKIDEGFVSLGGAYEEPENQDQAAISKIARQFMTRLHIQVNQTMQYYRGQQGGSAPARLFLSGGASIMPYTAQFFAEKLNVPVEYFNPLRNIQIDPTINLEDLARVAHSLGEVVGLGLRNLAHCPVELNLMPESTLKWQSFNQKKPYLIATVFSMVAVIAAIGLLFGTLAKAKNDALQALETEIAPAEGKQQKLEQELGALRKRQNEANQMVEWMDDRSYWPEVLTQLRGVLMKVEAGMKNRYQADTGIWVEQFITATPRAGEEMAGGDNSPAPMSDSDAIARMKIMQRYGLGPYAHRGAAAPTPVTPDTTTASATPGVVKKKGDTNDVSSITITFRAVSLAPISAEANKEIYYAVLNELRNNPIFDPDPTYTHDNGPISADDQATGTFTFPLIVGLRRPLHL, encoded by the coding sequence ATGCTGAATACCAAATCATTTTTGGCGATCGACTTCGGAGCGGGCAGCCTGAAGCTGGCTGAGTTCGAGATCAACGAAGCGGGCGGCTTGCGTTTGAAACAATACGGCCTCAAATCCCTGGGGGCCGAAGGGGCGCAGGAGACGGCGCGTGAAGCGGTGGTGCTCAAGGCGCTGCAGGAAATGCTGGCCGAGCGTTCGATCAAAGCCAAAATCGTCAACGTCTGCGCGCCCGGGTTTCATGTCTTTTCCAAATTCGTCAAACTCCCGCCGGTGGATGCGGGCAAGGTGACCCAGATCATCCAGTACGAGGCGCAGCAGAACGTGCCCTTCCCGCTGGAAGAGGTGGTGTGGGATTATCAGATTCTGGGCTCGACGCCCGGTGGCGAGCTGGAAGTGCTGCTAGTGGCCATCAAGGCCGACATCGTCGAGGGGCTGTTCCGGGTCTCCGAGGCTGCGGGCCTGCGCTTGCAATTGTGCGACGTCTCGCCGGCCGCCTTGTGCAATGCCTTCCGTTACAACTACGGCGAATTGGAAGACTGCACGGTGCTGCTGGACATCGGGGCTAAGACCAGCAACCTGCTCTTCTTCGAAAAGGGCAAGGTCTTTTCCCGCAGCATTAACCTGGGGGCCAATTCGATTACGCAGGATTTCGCCAACGAATCCAAGAAGAAGTTCGATGTGGCCGAGAAGATCAAGATTGACGAGGGCTTTGTCAGCCTGGGGGGCGCTTACGAAGAGCCTGAGAACCAGGACCAGGCGGCCATCTCGAAAATTGCGCGTCAATTCATGACACGGCTGCACATCCAGGTCAATCAGACGATGCAGTACTACAGGGGCCAGCAGGGCGGCTCGGCGCCAGCACGGCTTTTCCTGTCGGGCGGGGCCTCGATCATGCCCTACACGGCGCAGTTTTTTGCTGAAAAGCTCAATGTGCCGGTCGAGTATTTCAATCCGCTGCGGAACATTCAAATTGACCCCACCATCAACCTGGAAGACCTGGCGCGGGTGGCCCACTCGCTGGGCGAGGTGGTCGGGTTGGGATTGCGCAACCTGGCGCACTGCCCGGTCGAGCTCAACCTGATGCCCGAGAGCACGCTCAAGTGGCAAAGTTTCAACCAGAAAAAGCCGTATTTGATAGCGACGGTCTTCAGCATGGTGGCGGTTATCGCCGCTATTGGGCTGCTGTTCGGCACGCTGGCGAAGGCCAAGAACGACGCGCTGCAGGCGTTGGAAACGGAGATCGCGCCCGCCGAGGGCAAACAGCAAAAACTCGAACAGGAGTTGGGCGCTCTCAGGAAGCGACAGAACGAGGCCAATCAAATGGTTGAATGGATGGACGACCGTTCGTACTGGCCCGAAGTGCTCACTCAGTTGCGCGGGGTTCTGATGAAGGTTGAGGCGGGCATGAAAAACCGGTACCAGGCCGACACCGGCATCTGGGTCGAGCAATTCATCACGGCCACCCCGCGGGCAGGCGAGGAGATGGCCGGGGGCGACAATTCCCCCGCTCCGATGTCCGACAGCGACGCCATCGCCCGGATGAAGATCATGCAGCGGTATGGTTTGGGCCCCTACGCCCACCGGGGCGCGGCGGCGCCCACCCCCGTCACACCCGATACCACCACCGCCTCGGCCACTCCGGGGGTCGTCAAAAAGAAGGGCGACACCAATGACGTTTCCTCGATTACCATCACCTTCCGCGCGGTGAGCCTTGCCCCCATTTCGGCCGAGGCGAACAAGGAAATCTATTATGCCGTCCTGAATGAGCTTAGGAACAACCCCATTTTCGATCCGGACCCGACCTATACGCACGACAACGGACCGATTAGCGCAGACGACCAGGCGACCGGCACTTTCACCTTCCCGCTGATAGTTGGGCTCAGACGCCCGCTGCACCTCTAG
- a CDS encoding Amuc_1100 family pilus-like protein yields the protein MSWIKRNLYFFIGSILAVGLMGLAGWYLYSKWDENNKIVQSLNDDYEKLRRLNTQKPHPGNDKINNIQTAKDQQKELMDIISKARGYFQRIPPTPNEANINDHDFTVALSLAINELQKDATNASVILPPDYNFSFQAEKSKVSFVAGGLSPLAVQLGEIKTICGVLFAAKVNSLDNIRRERVSSDDSSGPQSDYLYDKSATNDMAVLSPYELTFKCFSAELAHVLAGFASSSNALIVKTINVERAPAQAESEQPGGPVAQYIQRYAAPAYDAMSEQQRIAQRYGISASGPANRYGGGGPSLADRYGGGGGASLGGIPYRPLQATEAPPPVYQPPPVYAPTGAAPQAGAPGGKGGLPTVLDEKELKVTLALDVMKLLPSK from the coding sequence ATGTCCTGGATCAAGCGCAACCTCTATTTTTTCATCGGGAGCATCCTGGCGGTGGGGTTGATGGGCCTGGCCGGCTGGTATCTCTATTCGAAATGGGACGAGAACAACAAGATCGTTCAGAGCCTGAACGATGATTATGAAAAACTCCGCCGTCTCAATACCCAAAAGCCGCACCCTGGCAATGACAAGATCAATAATATCCAGACGGCCAAGGACCAGCAAAAAGAGCTGATGGATATTATTTCCAAGGCGCGGGGCTATTTCCAGCGCATCCCTCCGACTCCGAATGAGGCCAATATCAATGACCACGATTTTACAGTCGCCCTCAGCCTGGCCATTAACGAGCTGCAAAAGGATGCCACCAACGCCAGCGTCATTTTGCCGCCGGATTATAATTTTTCTTTCCAAGCGGAGAAATCGAAAGTGTCGTTTGTGGCCGGGGGGCTGAGCCCGCTGGCGGTTCAGCTCGGGGAGATCAAAACTATTTGCGGAGTGCTCTTCGCCGCCAAGGTCAATTCGCTCGACAACATCCGGCGCGAGCGGGTTTCGAGCGACGATTCCAGCGGTCCGCAGAGCGATTACCTGTATGATAAGTCAGCCACCAATGACATGGCGGTGCTCTCGCCCTATGAATTGACCTTTAAATGCTTCAGCGCCGAGCTGGCGCATGTGCTGGCTGGATTTGCCAGTTCCTCCAACGCGCTGATCGTTAAAACGATCAATGTCGAGCGAGCGCCGGCACAGGCTGAATCCGAACAGCCCGGAGGTCCAGTCGCCCAGTACATCCAGCGTTATGCCGCGCCGGCTTACGATGCAATGTCAGAACAACAGAGGATCGCCCAGCGCTATGGGATATCGGCATCCGGGCCGGCCAACCGGTATGGCGGCGGCGGCCCCAGCCTTGCAGACCGTTACGGCGGTGGCGGAGGCGCCAGCCTGGGTGGTATTCCCTATCGCCCGCTGCAGGCCACAGAAGCACCACCGCCGGTTTATCAGCCGCCGCCGGTTTATGCTCCCACAGGGGCAGCCCCGCAGGCGGGAGCGCCGGGGGGCAAAGGCGGTTTGCCCACCGTTCTGGATGAAAAAGAGCTCAAGGTAACGCTCGCACTGGACGTGATGAAACTTCTGCCTTCGAAATAA